From the Micromonospora echinofusca genome, the window GGCCGTCGGCGGTGGTGCCGGGCAGGTGTTCGCGGCGCAGCGCCTCCAGCAGGTCCAGCGCGGCCAGCAGCTCGGGCAGCGTGCCGGTGCCCGGCAGCACGGAGGCCGCCAGGTCCAGCCGGTCGGTGACCAGGTCCGGCAGGTCGCACCGGGCGGCGTCGCGCAGGCCGACGAGCAGCTGCGCGGCCGTGGGGCCACCGTCGGCGGCCTCCCGGCGGAACCGTTCCCGCAGGGTGCCGGCCGCGGCCAGCGCCGCGGTCACCCCGCGTACGCCCACCAGGTCCAGCCGGGCCGCCACGGACGGCGTCCAGGCCAGTTGCCAGCGGGTGGTCAGGGCCGCACCGTCGCCGGTGCCGGACACCGCGATCGCCTCGCCGTAGCCGATGCCGCAGACCTGGAGGCGTTGCAGCAGGATCTCCCGCCGCCCGTCCAGCTCGGTACGCAGCGGGTCCAGCCGCACCTCGCGGGCCTTGGGGCTGTCCGGGCTGGGCAGCCGCAGTGTGACGAGTTCCGCCTCGACCGCCGGGCCGAGCCCGGAGCGCGGCGTACCGGGGGCGACGCGGCCCCGCTCGGCGCCGACCAGCACGGTCTCCAGCGCCCGGGCCAGCGCCCGGCCCCGGCCGAGCAGTTCGCCCTGGCCGAGCACGGTGGTCACCGCCTCCAGCACCTCGCCCCGGCCCGGGGCGGGCAGGTCCCGCAGCCGGGCCAGGTCGTCGGCGAGCCGTACCGTCTCGGTGGCCTCACCGGTGCCGGCGGTGTGGCCGGCCGCGCGGAGTTCCCGGCACAGGTCGGTGACCGCGCGGGCGGCGGCGGCCCGGATCCGTTCCGGGTCGCCGGCGGCGGTGAAGACGGACTGCTGCCAGCGCGGGTCGCGGATCCCGGCCGGGTAGCCGGACCGGGAGTCGAGCAGGTCGAAGGCGTACGGCACCAGCGAGGTGACCGCCGTCGCGCCGTCGGTGGCGGCGGGTCCGGGCGGCGTCGTCACGGACCGGACCGGATCGGTCGCGGCGGGGCCGGGCCGGCCGGGCGCCACGCTGGCGTCGGCGGCCGGCGCGGCGGCGAGCAGGGCCGGCGCGTGGAAGGCGCCGACGACGGCGGCGACCCGCCGGCCGTCGGCGCCGGCCTCGGCCAGCACCCGGCGCATGTGCCGCTCGCGGGCCAGGTCCCGGGCCGGTACGCCGCCGTGGCCGGCGCTGTCGGTGCGCATCGCCCAGCCGACGCCGAGCGCAGCCCGGCGCAGCGCTTCGGGCGCGCTGCCCGGGGCGCGCACCTCGACCACCCGGTCCCACAGGTCGTCGCCGTCGCGGCCGGTGCCGCTGGCGCTGAGCGCGGCGGCGTAGGAGCGACGCAGGCCGGGCACCGGCTCACCGGCGTCCGGCTCGGGCCCGCCACCGGCGGCCGGGTCGGAGTCGGTAGCCGGGCCGGTGCCGGTGGCCGGCTCGGTGCCGTCGGCGGTCCAGCCGCTGTCGGCCAGCGGCAGGTCGCAGCAGAGCACCTCGACGCCGCGTTGCCGGGCCCAGCGCAGCGCGGCCAGTTCCGGGGAGAAGTCGGCGAACGGGTAGAAGCCCATCGGGCCGTCCGTGCCGTGGCTGCCGACGAGGGCCAGCGGGGCCCGCGCGGCCGGGTCGGACAGGTACGGCAGCCAGCGCTGGAAGTCGGCGGGCAGCTCGACGCAGACCACCTCGGCCCCGGCGGCGTCCAGCAGCGCCGGGACCGCCGCCGCCAGCGCCGGGCTGTGGTGCCGCACCCCGATCAGGTACGGCCGGAGCGAACCGGCGAGCGCGTCGACCACGGCGCGCGGGTCGGCCGACGTCGGGTCGACGGCCACCGGTCCGGCGGTCGGCGGCGCGCCGGACGTACGGGAAAGGGTCGTCACCGCAGGCTCTCCCGCAGGTCCCAGAGCCGGCGCCACATCGCCGAGCCGTCCTCGGCGCGGCGGCGGACCGGGCCGTCCCAGTAGCCGAGCAGCCGGGCGTGGTCGTTCTGGTCGTCCTTGCGCACCACGCCGAGCAGGTGCCCGGGCACCAGGTCGAGCGTGTCCCCGCCGGGCAGGTACGCGGCCGACAGGCCGAGCGACACCGCCACCTGCACCGCCTCGGCGGTGGACATGACCGTGCCGGGCCGCTCCACGTCCCAGCCCTCGCCCGAACGACCGGAACGCAGGTCGCGGAACACGGTGACCAGGGCGTCCAGCACCGCGTCGTCCACCGTGTAGGCCGCACCGGCGCGCCGCACGGCGGCGGTGGCCTGCTGGCGGACCAGGTCGGTCTCGACGTCGGCGTCGGCGATCGGGTGGATCGTCTCGAAGTTGAACCGGCGCTTGAGCGCCGAGGACATCTCCGACACGCCCCGGTCCCGCAGGTTGGCGGTGGCGATCACGGTGAACCCGGGCAGGGCGCGGATCAGGCCGTCCTCGGTGCCGGACAGCTCCGGCACGTTCATCCGCCGGTCGGACAGGATGGACACCAGCGCGTCCTGCACCTCGGGCAGGCAGCGGGTGACCTCCTCGATCCGCACCACCCGGCCGCTACGCATCGCGGTCAGCACCGGCGAGTCGACCAGCGCCTGCGGAGTCGGGCCCTGCGCCAGCAGCAGGGCGTAGTTCCAGCCGTAGCGGAAGGCGTCCTCGGTGGTGCCGGCGGTGCCCTGCACGGTCAGCGCGCTGGTGCCGCAGACCGCGGCGGCCAACAGCTCCGACAGCATGGACTTCGCGGTGCCGGGCTCGCCGACCAGCAGCAGGCCCCGCTCGCCGGCCAGGGTGACCACGCACCGCTCGACCAGGCTCCGCTCGCCGACGAACTTCGCCGCAATGGTCATGCTGGCCGGCAGCTCGGTGCCGTCGGGGCCGGTACGCCGCTCGGCGGGCAGCTTCAACGCCTCGCCGTCACTGCCCTGGATGAAGGTGACCACGGCGCGCGGGGTCAGCGCCCAGCCCGGCGGCCGGGCCCCGTCGTCGTACGCGGCCAGGAAGGCCAGCTCGTCGGCGTACCGCTGCTCGGCGGAGAGGACCTGGGCGGCGGTCTCCGGCGCCTCGGAGGGGCGGACATGTTCCGTCACGGTCACGGGTGTTCCTCGATCTTCCTCTTGAGGGGGTGTTGCGGGACAGGGGTCGGCGGCGCCGCAACGTCCGGGCAGGTCGTCGCGGGCACCGCCGCCCTTTCGGGTACGGGTCAGCGGGGGGCGCCGCGGCCGGGCAGGTCGGCGAGGCGGGGCCGGTCGCCGTCGCGGAGGCGTCGCCAGGCCCGCCGGTAGAGTTCCGCGGCCGGTTCGAACGGCACGGTCACCCCGAGCGCGGCCGTGCCGTCGGGGGCGAGGTCGAACAGGGCCAACTTCCAGCCCTCGATCGGCACCTGCCCGGCGCCGCGCTCCAGCCACGGGCCGGGCAGGAACAGCGACCGGCCGGCCCGGGACCGGCTGGCCTCGACGACCAGGTCGGTGCCGGCCAGTTCGGCGCGGGCCGCCTTCAGCCGGGCCGGCTTCCAGCCCGTCCACCTCGCCGTGTTGCGGTCGGTCGGGTCGGGCATGGCCAGCAGCATCAGGTACGCCGCCGCCGCGTCGGCGCCCAGGGCGTGCTCCCCGGCGACCTCGGCGACCAGGTCGGGCACCGACCGCGTCGGGTCCTGCGGCCACCAGGTCCCGTCCGCCGTCCGCTCGCCACCGTCGGGCTCCCCCGCGTCGGCGAGCAGCGCCGCGAAGCGCGGGTCGCGCACCAGCCGCAGCGCCACCTCCACCGGGTACGGCTTGGCCACGTCCCTGCGCAGCGCCGGCAGGTACGGGTCCGTGCCGTCGGCGTCGAGCAGCTCCGGCCGCAGCGCGGGCGACGGTCGGCTGTCGTGGGTGGACAGCACGATGGCGCCGTAGCGTTCCCAGCCCGGGCCCGTCTCCGACGGGGTGCCCGCCACCTGCCGGAACTCGGGCAGGTAGACGTACTGCTCCAGGTCGAGCAGGAGGTCGGGGTTGGCCAGCCGGTCCCGGATCGCGGCGAGCGCGGCCGGCAGCGCGGCCCGGCACGGGTCACCGGCCGGCGTGTGGTGGGCTACCCAGGCCGCCAGTGCGACCGTGGAGCGCAGCACGTGGCCGGTGAAGCCCGCCGTGCGGTTGTCGACCGGCCGCACCCGGTCGCCTCTGAACTCGAAGGCCAGGTCGGTGCTCAACTCGGCCGAGCGGGCCGGGTCGAGCAGCGCCGGCAACGCCTTCGCGGGCGCCCACCCGGTGCGGATGGCGCGGGTCGCCTCGGCGAGCAGCTGTTCGGGCACGACCACCCGGCGCCCCAGGGCGGCGTTCCACACCGCCGCGGCTGCGGCCACGTCCGGTCCGTCGGTCCACAGCCGGGCCGGGTCGGCCGGCAGCAGCGCCGAGACCACGGCCCGGCGCAGTGCCGGCCTGGCCTCCCGCAGCACCCCGAAGGCCAGCTTGACCTCCCCGACCTGCCTGATCCCGAGCGCCTTGCGCAGCTCGGTCGGGACGGTGCCGGCCGAGTCCGCGTACGGCAGGCCGGCCAGCACGAGCTTCGCGGCGGTGGGGGTGATGCCGGTCAGCTCGGCGAACCGCTCGGCCGCCTCGGGCCGCCACGGCAGCGGGCCGCGTGCGGCCCACTCGGTGCGGAAGCCGGCCAGCCAGCCGGTCGGCCGTTCGTCACCGACCGGCTCCGAGGAGTGCACCGTGTACGGCTCCGGCACGGCGAAGACGCCGGCCGGGTCGTGGTGCAGCGCGTCGAAGAAGTAGCCGGTGGCCGTGCCGCTGGAGTTGAGCACGGCGAGGAACGCCCCGTCGGGCAGCGGCAGGATGCCCGGCCGGGGGTAGCGGCGCGAGCCGTCGGGGTTCTTCAGGTCGTCGTCCAGCAGGTGCAGCCTGCACCGGCGCCACCGCCCCGGCTCGGCCGCCGCGCTCAGGTCGAGCCCGTCCAGCTCCGTGAGCAGGGCGGCCAGCGTCTCCCGGTGCTCGTCGGGGGTGACCGCCGCGACGGCCCGGTAGGCGACGGCGGCGACGCCGTCGAGCAGCGACCACCAGTTCAGGGTGGACGGCAGCGACGGCCCGTCCAGGTGCAGCCGTACGGCGGGCTCGACCCCGCCGGTGGCGGAGCACTGGATGGCGAACGCCCGGAACTGGGTGAAGGTCGAGGTCGCGGTGCCCGCCCCGTGGACCGAGCCGCGCAGCCCGTCCAGCGCCGCGCTGAGCTGCCTGTCGGTGGGTCCGGCCGCGGCGGCCGGCGGCGCCACGGCGACGGGCGCGGCCAACGCCCTGGTGAGCCGCTCGGTCACCGCGTCCAGGTCGGTACGCACCCGGGCGGCCAGCCGCAGCGCCCCGGCCACCCCGGCGAGCAGGGCGTCGTGGCCGATCGCCGGCAGCGTCGAGCGGACCAGCTCGACCAGCGCGTCGGTGTCGTCCCCGTCGATGGCCGGTGCAGCCCCGCCGGTGCCGACCATGGACGCCGGGACGGCGACGGGCAGACCGGTGATCGCCTGCGTGGCGGCGGTCGACCCGGATCGCGTCGCCGCGCGGGCCGCGGCCCGCGCGGCCTCTTCCGCCAGGGCGGCGCGCCGCTCGTCGACCGCGACCTTGAGCAGTGCGGCGGCGGTCTCCCGGTCCATCCGGCGCAGGGTGGTGGAGCCAGCCGGGTCCCGGGGCAGCAGGTGCCCGACGAACGCCTGCGGCGGCAGCGGCACGGCGTCGGGGTGGTAGTCGCGGCTGGCCGGCGGTCCGGGGACCGCCGACGCCACCCCGTCCGGGTCGAGCAGGACGAACCCCTTGAGTACGGCCCGCGGCCGGTCGTCGCCGGGCAGCACCAGCGCCGCGATCGGCTCCTGCCCCGCAGCCACGGTGACCGTACGGCCGGCGAGGTCGTCGCCGCGTACCGAGCCGTCCGGCAGGGTGACCACCCGCCAGCCGAGCAGACCGTCCACGGGGACCGCTGCCGGGGTTGCCCCCTCGGACAGGGCCGGGCGCAGCCAGCTGGCCGGCTCCCGCAGCTGGCTGCCGTCGACCGGGAGCTCCGCCAGGAACCGGGGCAGGCCGCGCCCGCCGTGGGTGTTGGCGACCGGGTCGTACTCGCGCCAGCCGTACGTGTCGTCGTCCTCGCTGTGCCGGTAGACCCAGTGGTCGGTGCCGTCGGTGATGACCGGCAGCTCGGACGGCACGGCGGTGTCACCGGCGTGCAGGACGCCGTCGCCGGTGGTCCGTCCGCCGCCCGCCAGCGGCAGGGTGATCCCCTTCCCGCGTGGCTGGCTGCCGTGGTGGCGGCCCTGGAGGGGCTGCGGTTCACCGGGCGCCGAGTGCCAGTAGCCGCGCAGGTCGTAGTCGAGCGCCTTGGAACGCCAGTAGACCAGCAGGTGGCCGGCGACGTAGTGGTAGCCGGGCTGGCCCCACATGTCGTTGGCCGGGATGCGCAGGTCGTGGCGGAGCACGATGCCCTCGTCGCCAATCACGCGCACCGTGGTCGGCCCGGCCAGGATCACGTACGGCCAGGCCTCCTGCCGGGCGACCTCGACCCGGCGGTCGCCGCCGGTCACCTCCTGCCAGGCCAGCTCCCAGTCCGGCCAGCCCAGCTCGTCGACGAGGCCGCCGCGCAGGGCGCGGGCGACGTGCTCGGCGAGATCGACGCCCAGGGCCTGCCCGAGGTCGCCGCCCGCGCCGGCCTCGCCGACGACGTCGGGGACGAGCCGCAGCGCCTCGACCGGGATCCTGCCCAGCCAGTCCACCGACGCCGGCAGGTACGGCAGCCCGGCGGTGAACCGGGCGCGGATCCGCTCCCGCAGCCAGTCGGTCAGCAGCGGCCGGACGCCCGGCGTGTCGACCATCCGGCGCAGCGCCGGTTGCTGGTCGTCGAGCTGGTCGAGGCCCCGGCGCAGGGCGGCGGTGAACCGGTCGTCGCCGGCCACGGCGAGCAGATCCCGCTCTCCCCCACGCTTGACCCAGTTCGCCAGGTCGAGGACGTCGCGCTCCTTGGGCGGGGTCACCGGCAGGCCGAGGGCGAGCAGCAGGTCGAGCAGTTCCAGGTCGCCGTCGACGTCGAGGCCCTCGCCGCTGCCGGCCAGTTCGATGCGCAGCCGGTCGGCCATCCGCTCGACGAGCGGGTACAGCTGCGGCAGCCGGCGGTGGTGATGCCCGGAGTTGGCCCGACTCACGAAGCGGCGTAGCCAGCCGACGGAGCCGTCGCGCGGGCGGGCCGCCTCCGGCACGTCCGGGTCGCACAGGCCGGTGAGCGCGCCGGTGTCGGTGAGCAGGGCCAGCCAGGTGACCAGGTCGTCGCGGTCGGCGGGCATCAGGTCGAGCAGGCTGCCGCGGACCGCCGGGTCGCGCCCGGCCAGCGCCGTCACGGCCGGCAGGTGCGCCTTCCACCAGCCGGCCGGTGCCTCGGCGGCCACCGGCAGCCGGAGCAGCTCGGTCAGGTAGGCGTCCGCCCGGTCGGCGACGGCGGCAGCGGCCTTGCCGGCGGCTCTGGTGGCCGTGCGGACCAGGCGGTTCACCGCGGTGGCCGACTGGGTGGACGGGACCACCCCGGCGGCCGCGGCCCGCAGCGCCAGCCGGCAGAAGCGGTCCAGCGCCTCGTCGGCCGGCAACTGGGCGGACAACTCCTTCGCGTAGCCGGCCAGCGCGGTCGCGGACACCACCTTGGCCGACGCGAACTCCACGTAGACCTCGTCCAGCCGGTGCAGGTCGACCGGCAGGCCGTGCTGCGCCTCCGCCTTGCGCGCCTTGTTGAACAACTGCGTGGCGTACGCGTCCTGCCCGGCGGCCAGGAACACCCGCGCCGCCTGCTCGAAGAACGTCGGCAGGAAGTGCGGCAGCGTACGGGCGAACCGGTCGGCGATGCCCTGGTGGGCGTCCAGGGCGGCCTTGGGACGCGAGCGCACCTGCTTGGCCAGCTTCTGCAACTCCGGCACCACCGCCAACGCGTGCCGGCCGTCCGCCGGGTGGTGCACCAGCACCCATTCCGGGAAGGCCAACGGGCGGCGGGGGCCCAGCCCGACGACGACCGGCTCGGCGCCCGGCGCCAGGCCGAGGAACTCGAGGGCGATGTCCTCGCCCTCGCCGAGCGCGGCGTCGACCAGGCGCACCACCGGCCGGTCGTCGAGGGCCGGGTGCCGGTAGGTGCGGGCGGTCAGGGGCACCGCCCGCTCCCCCGCCCCGGCGGTGTCGGTCGGCAGCACCGCGCCGGCGGTCAGCACGCTTTCTGCCGAATGCTCGTCCGCGGTCGTGGTCATCGCGCTCACGCCTTCTTCCCCGTTCCGGTCACGGCGCCGGACAGGGCCGTCGCCATCCGCATTCCTTCCGACCAGGCCACCGGCCCGACCTCGGTCAACCGCAGCGTCGGGCCGTCCACGACCGCCCAGGAGAGGGTGCCCAGGGTCGCCTCGGAGTCCCAGTAGTCCTCGTCGAACCACAGGGCGGCCTCGACGGTGCGGCCGGCCTCCCAGACGCGGCACCTGATCTGCGAGCCGGAGACCCGGAAGCCGAGCGTGGCGGCCCGGACGGCCAGCCGGTTGGGGACCTTGGTGCCGCGGAAGTCGGCGACCGTGGTGTCCCGCGCCCTGAGGTCGTCGGGCTTGTCCCAGGTGCCCCGGTGCAACTGCTCGATGCGCTGGGTCACGTCCAGTTCGTCGGCGAACTCGCGCAGGTCGGGCAGGTCGGGCAGGCGCACCGGGTGAGGCAGCGTGGCGGTCGCCGGCGAGAGCCGGACGGTGTCGCCGTCGAGGTTGACCACGCGCAGGTCGCCGCCGTCGGTGACGTCGCGCAGGAAGCCCGTCTCGGCCAGGTCGTCCCCGAGCACCACGAGGTCGCGCAGCGCGTGCTGCCAGGCCGGGTCCGGCCAGACGCGGGCCAGCAGCGCGGTCGGCACCGGCAGCGAGGACACCACCCAGGCGTCGACCCGGGCCAGGCACTCGGCGCCGTGCCGGTCCAGCCACTGGGCGAGCTGACGCAGCCGGTCCACCTCGGGGGCGTCACGCAGCACCTTCGGCAGAGTCTTCAGTGGACGGCCGCCGGCGCGCGGGCCGGTGGACCGGGCCGCCACCTTTCCGTCCACGAGAGAGATCTCGTACGAGTCCCCCACCGGTAGCCAGGCCATCAGGAACACCCTCCGCAGTGGCAGAACAGCCAGATTTCGTGAGGAATCGGCCGTGATCGACAACGAGGGCACGCTAACAGTAGTGACCGACACGACAGCGACCCATCGGCCGAGCAGCCGAGGCGGGGTCGGGGGGGAAGAGGACGGCGCGGCTCGCGGAAGCCGCAGGTCCGGCGTGCCGGAGCGCGCGGCGCAGGGCCGACGGCAGCCCCGGCGGGAGCCCACGGTGATGACCTAGGTCACACGGCGACCGGATGCGTCGAGATCGCCGAACTGGTCGGCAGGCTCGCGGGCCTGGACGGCGCTTCGAGGACCTGCGAACCGTCTACGTTCCGCACGCCGAGACCAGCAGTCCACGCGGCGTCCTGCGCGGCATCGACGACATCGTCGACGTCGTGCGGCGCACCAGCCCGGAGCACGAGGCGACGCAGCACTTCAACACCGACGTGGTGGTGGATCTCGACGGCGACCATGCCGACGTCAGCACCCATCAGCTCGTCTACTTCTCCCACCAGGGCGAGGCGCCGCACCGGGCGGCCGGCGTCCAGGCCCGGTACACCGCCGTACGGACACCGGCCGGCTGGCGATTGCGCGGGCTGAGATCTCGCCGCGCTGGCGACACGTCTCGTGATCGCAGCGGTAGGCCGACAGTCGCGACGCGAGCGGTGCTCTGGCGGGACGGCAGCGGTCGCCCGCCGCCGTCCCGGCGGAACCGTCGGCTCAGCAGGTGGTGTTGCCGGCCGGCACCCAGCCGTCCACGGACGGGTGCTCGGCGCCGTGACCGTAGATCCAGACGTCGTCGTCGACGGCCCAGACCTGACCGTGCCAGCGGAACCCGCGCCCGGCGGTCAGGGTGAGCAGCACGTGGCTGTGCGGCGCGGCGCGCAGCCAGGTGTTCTCGCGGAGGTTGCAGACGATGCCCCACGCGTCGCTCGCCGAGGCCGGCGCGGCGGGCACGGCCGAACCGGAAAGAACGACGGTCACGACCGTCAGTGCGTGCAGGAGCCGGCGTTTCACTCGTGTCCTCTCGACAATGGACGATGACGGACTCCGATTGTGGTCGATGCCCGGTCCCGACGCCACGGGAGGCCTCCTCGGGTGAACGGCCCGTGGTCGAAGCGACGGCGGCGGTCAGCCGGCGGGACGTCGCGGGTCGGGGTGCCGACCGGCGAACGCCTGCAACAGGGTCGTGACCGCGACGGTGAGGTCCGCACGGTTCGCGGCCGTACCGGGTGGCGGCGCGGTGCGCGCGCCCGCGCCGGCCAGCCGGTCGAAGAGCAGACCGTCGATGCAGGCGACGAGATGGTCGCCGGCCTGCCCGGGGTGCCGGGCGCCGGCGGCCGCCAGCATCGCCCTCGACTGCGCGCGCGATGCGTCGCCGTACGCGAGGATCGTCCGGAGTTCCGGGCGGTGCGTGGCCTCCAGCAGGCAGGCGTAGCGGGCGAGCGTGCGGTTGCGGGCGGTGCTCATCCACCGATCGAGCAGGGCGGCGATGCCGCCGGCCACCGCGACGACGTCGTCCGGCGCGAGTTCCGGGAGGTTTTCCCCGGCCGGCACCCCGGCGGCTTCCAGGTCGGCCCGGTCGAGGTCGGCGAGTCGGCGCACCACCGCTTCGATGAGCGCTGCGCGGGTGCGGAAGTACGCGGACGTGGTGCCCTGCGGCAGCCCGGCCCGCGCGTCGACGGCGCGGTGGGTGAGCCCGCGCATGCCGAGTTCGGCGAGTACGTCGATCGCGGCGTCGGTCAGGACCGCGAACCGGTCGGTCGGCACGGCGTCGCCACCTCCTTCCAGGGCGGTAGTATCTCTTTCTACACCTGTAGAAGGAGCGGCGATGACGCGGACGGCAGTGGTGGTCGGAGCCGGCATCGGCGGGCTGGGCGCGGCCATCGGCCTGCACCGCGCGGGCTGGCGGGTGACGGTGCTCGAACGTGCCGCCACCTTCCGCCCGGTCGGGGCGGGACTGGTCCTGCAAGCGAACGGGCTGCGCTGCCTGGACGCGCTGGGCCTCGGCACAGCCGTACGGCAGCGGGGCCGCGCCGACGTCTCCGGCGGCACCCGCAGAGCCGACGGCCGGTGGCTGGCCCGCATCGGGCCCGGCGAGCTTGCCCGCGCGCTCGGCACACCCGCCGTCGGCATCCACCGCGCCGCCCTGCACGAGATCCTGCTCGGCGCGCTGCCGGACGGCGTCGTGCTGACCGGCGCCGAGGTCCGCGCCGTCACCACGGACGGCGAGGTGAGCTACCAGGGCCGGGACGGAGCGGCCCGGACGAGCGCCGATCTCGTGATCGGCGCGGACGGCATCCACAGCACGGTGCGCGGACTGCTCTGGCCGGAGGCCGCCGCCCCCGCCCCCATCGGCGTGACCGCCTGGCGCGGGGTGACCCCGACCTGGGACGGCGAGCTCGTCGTCGCGATCAGCTGGGGCCGGGGCGCCGAGTTCGGCATGGTGCCGCTCACCGATGGCCGCGTCTACTGGTTCGCCTCCGTCAACGCCGCGCCCGGCGCGCTGGGCGGCGACGAGCTGGCCCGGGTGCGCGAGCGGTTCGGCGGCTGGCACGATCCGATCCCCGCCCTCATCGCCGCGACCGGCACCGTCCTGCGGGACGACCTCGCATGCCTGGACGAACCCCTGACGACGTACGTCAAGGGCCGGGTCGTCCTGATCGGCGACGCGGCGCACGCGATGACACCCAACCTCGGCCAGGGCGCCAACCAGGCGCTGGAGGACGCCGTCGTGCTCGCCTCCGTCGCCAGCCGCCCGGACGGGCCCCTCGCCTACGACCGGCGGCGCCGCCCGCGCAGCCAACGGGTGGCGAGGGCGTCGCGCGCCGTCGGCCGCTTCGGTCAGCAACTGGAGAACCCCGTCGCCGTGGCGGCCCGCGACGCCGTCCTGCGCCTCACCCCGCCCCGGCTGGCGCTGCGCTCGATGGCCCGCTACGCCGACTGGCGTCCGCCGTCGCTCGGCTGAGAGCGCGCCCGCGGGCCGCCCGGCAGGGGCGACGGACGGGCGGGGCGGGCGAGGCAGCCGGGCCGATGGGCGGGGGTGCCGACGGACGGTCGCGCCGAGGGCCGTTGCGCGGCATTCGCCAGGTTGATGCGAACCCCCGTCATCTGACATCGGCCGACAAACACAGTCGTATTTATTCTCGTCGATCGCG encodes:
- a CDS encoding TetR/AcrR family transcriptional regulator, which codes for MPTDRFAVLTDAAIDVLAELGMRGLTHRAVDARAGLPQGTTSAYFRTRAALIEAVVRRLADLDRADLEAAGVPAGENLPELAPDDVVAVAGGIAALLDRWMSTARNRTLARYACLLEATHRPELRTILAYGDASRAQSRAMLAAAGARHPGQAGDHLVACIDGLLFDRLAGAGARTAPPPGTAANRADLTVAVTTLLQAFAGRHPDPRRPAG
- a CDS encoding FAD-dependent monooxygenase; its protein translation is MTRTAVVVGAGIGGLGAAIGLHRAGWRVTVLERAATFRPVGAGLVLQANGLRCLDALGLGTAVRQRGRADVSGGTRRADGRWLARIGPGELARALGTPAVGIHRAALHEILLGALPDGVVLTGAEVRAVTTDGEVSYQGRDGAARTSADLVIGADGIHSTVRGLLWPEAAAPAPIGVTAWRGVTPTWDGELVVAISWGRGAEFGMVPLTDGRVYWFASVNAAPGALGGDELARVRERFGGWHDPIPALIAATGTVLRDDLACLDEPLTTYVKGRVVLIGDAAHAMTPNLGQGANQALEDAVVLASVASRPDGPLAYDRRRRPRSQRVARASRAVGRFGQQLENPVAVAARDAVLRLTPPRLALRSMARYADWRPPSLG